From one Candidatus Nezhaarchaeota archaeon genomic stretch:
- the speD gene encoding adenosylmethionine decarboxylase has translation MELGRHLIVELQGCDPEKLARAEEVEGLLLKAARSSELTVIDTKTHYFSPGATSMMIIGESHLSIHTWPEYGYAALDIFVCGSRDPRRALEVIVKELRPKKVKALEVRRGIDALRVEEVLELQESR, from the coding sequence GTGGAACTAGGCAGACACCTCATAGTAGAGCTTCAGGGCTGTGACCCTGAGAAGCTCGCTCGAGCAGAGGAAGTTGAGGGACTCTTACTTAAAGCCGCTAGGAGCTCTGAGTTAACGGTTATAGACACGAAGACCCATTACTTTAGCCCAGGTGCCACTTCCATGATGATTATAGGAGAGTCTCATCTCTCAATACATACCTGGCCGGAGTATGGCTATGCAGCATTAGACATCTTCGTGTGCGGAAGTAGAGATCCGCGGAGGGCTCTTGAGGTAATAGTTAAGGAGCTTAGGCCTAAGAAGGTTAAGGCCCTAGAAGTTAGGCGCGGAATCGATGCATTAAGAGTAGAGGAAGTCCTAGAGCTGCAGGAGTCAAGGTGA
- the endA gene encoding tRNA-intron lyase yields MESKPKAVVLNGRVIVWDVKEASRLYKEGFYGKFLGIDKPRDVDVERPLELSLIEALYLAEKARIVVVDANDNPLSVDEIKWLGTRYEEGFLDRYRVYKDLRERGYVVRPGLKFGATFAVYKYGPGIDHAPFLVHVVPPDAKMSPMDVVRAGRLSHSVKKKFILATTNPTTKELNYYMFTWFKA; encoded by the coding sequence TTGGAGAGCAAGCCTAAGGCGGTCGTACTTAACGGGAGGGTGATAGTGTGGGACGTCAAGGAGGCCTCTAGGCTTTACAAAGAGGGCTTCTATGGTAAGTTCTTGGGAATAGATAAGCCTAGGGACGTTGATGTTGAGCGCCCCCTAGAGCTATCGCTAATTGAAGCGCTCTACCTTGCTGAGAAGGCGAGGATCGTGGTGGTCGATGCTAACGACAACCCCCTCAGCGTAGATGAGATAAAGTGGCTGGGGACGCGTTACGAAGAGGGCTTCCTAGATCGATACAGAGTGTATAAAGATTTAAGGGAGAGGGGGTATGTTGTGCGCCCCGGCCTTAAGTTCGGGGCTACCTTTGCCGTCTATAAGTATGGACCAGGCATAGATCACGCGCCATTCTTGGTTCACGTGGTTCCTCCGGACGCTAAGATGAGCCCGATGGACGTTGTTAGGGCTGGAAGACTCTCCCACAGTGTGAAGAAGAAGTTCATCTTGGCTACTACAAACCCAACCACTAAGGAGCTCAACTATTACATGTTCACGTGGTTTAAGGCTTGA